In Necator americanus strain Aroian chromosome IV, whole genome shotgun sequence, the following proteins share a genomic window:
- a CDS encoding hypothetical protein (NECATOR_CHRIV.G16707.T2), protein MRSSEPVFRPPPPLDGAGNVEKSHGSADDEEIIEVTVGYDKGNVEDHLRECDTTDMQDRCEEFFQIMEKVYS, encoded by the exons ATGCGATCGTCGGAGCCAGTGTTCCGACCCCCTCCACCTTTGGACG GCGCTGGAAACGTTGAAAAATCCCATGGTAGCGCTGACGACGAGGAGATAATTGAAGTAACGGTAGGATACGATAAGGGGAATGTTGAGGATCATCTGAGAGAGTGCGACACGACGGATATGCAAGATCGCtgtgaagaatttttccaaataatggAGAAG GTCTACTCGTAG
- a CDS encoding hypothetical protein (NECATOR_CHRIV.G16710.T1), translated as MRSKAVRQLQSLLSQWTCISHIHCHGTEEAGVLEAIEQILVQDREQDESSLYAIINCLLVKSSLRVLVEELLRQLNLKRHGKVETIDALAAFLGSHLFSAKKRVKLTIVLDQAQALSCLPISTVKSLLSLPKAIPLCCPNSPEEPSIRFITRSELPWNWIHLFSTISWPISIGFESPTEEECIELLAKFLEEDGVSRRVVEYIVKAVSFETRDANRILEIIRLVCAKYTEKHGDINEIKNMKLLSIVEALNETDCFYQDENERDQPINLPLSSKYVLIASFCASHNPPSTDKRYFLKFHGKEKRSEARERRAELSAEQREADARSADLQRIKCIYLALINLYPVEDIDLDFDINMQIATLCTTGLIARTTSPSNLDQPRFRCLLSFENVNEIAQSLRIPLTDYLDGWK; from the exons ATGCGTTCAAAAGCTGTTCGTCAGTTACAAAGTTTGTTATCGCAGTGGACCTGTATCAGTCATATTCATTGCCATGGGACTGAAGAAGCTGGTGTTCTTGAAGCGATAGAACAGATATTGGTTCAAGACAGAGAACAGGATGAG tcTTCTCTGTATGCGATAATAAACTGtcttcttgtgaagagctCACTAAGAGTGCTGGTCGAAGAGCTTCTACGTCAACTCAATCTCAAACGTCACGGCAAGGTGGAAACTATTGATGCACTGGCAGCATTTTTGGGATCTCACCTATTCTCTGC aaagaaaagagtcaAGCTGACTATCGTATTGGATCAAGCACAAGCGCTTTCATGCCTTCCAATATCAACTGTGAAAAGCTTACTTTCTCTTCCGAAAGCA ATTCCTTTGTGCTGCCCGAATTcccctgaagaaccttccatACGTTTCATAACACGTAGCGAATTACCATGGAATTGGATCCATTTGTTCAGCACAATTTCCTGGCCGATTTCCATTGGTTTTGAAAGTCCCACTGAAG aagaatGCATTGAATTGCTTgcgaaatttttggaagaagaTGGTGTTAGCAGAAGAGTGGTGGAATACATTGTAAAAGCTGTTTCTTTCGAGACTCGAGATGCGAATAGGATCCTAGAAATT ATTCGTCTCGTTTGTGCTAAATACACTGAAAAACACGGTGAtattaatgaaataaagaacATGAAGTTGTTATCTATCGTAGAAGCTTTG aatgaaACTGATTGCTTCTATCAGGACGAGAATGAGCGTGATCAACCTATAAATCTTCCGTTATCTTCtaa GTACGTCCTCATTGCTTCGTTTTGTGCCAGTCATAATCCTCCATCCACTGATAAACGATACTTTCTCAAG ttTCATGGCAAAGAAAAACGCTCAGAAGCCCGAGAAAGACGAGCGGAGCTGTCAGCAGAACAACGTGAAGCAGATGCTAGATCTGCAGATTTACAACGAATCAAATGCATCTATTTGGCTCTTATAAATCTGTATCCTGTGGAGGATATTGATCTGGATTTTGACATTAATATGCAG ATTGCCACATTGTGCACTACTGGTTTAATAGCAAGGACAACTAGTCCGTCAAATCTTGATCAGCCACGATTTCGGTGCCTGCTCTCATTTGAGAATGTGAACGAGATTGcaca
- a CDS encoding hypothetical protein (NECATOR_CHRIV.G16707.T1), with protein sequence MRSSEPVFRPPPPLDGAGNVEKSHGSADDEEIIEVTVGYDKGNVEDHLRECDTTDMQDRCEEFFQIMEKTQNSQNNEDDAKKARKMLTVYMYLQRRQS encoded by the exons ATGCGATCGTCGGAGCCAGTGTTCCGACCCCCTCCACCTTTGGACG GCGCTGGAAACGTTGAAAAATCCCATGGTAGCGCTGACGACGAGGAGATAATTGAAGTAACGGTAGGATACGATAAGGGGAATGTTGAGGATCATCTGAGAGAGTGCGACACGACGGATATGCAAGATCGCtgtgaagaatttttccaaataatggAGAAG ACACAAAATTCGCAAAATAATGAAGATGACGCGAAGAAAGCACGGAAAATGCTCACCGTCTACATGTACCTTCAGCGGCGCCagtcatag
- a CDS encoding hypothetical protein (NECATOR_CHRIV.G16708.T1), with protein sequence MIVSVAASVRVHPAPSPEYPTLVFAWSALKCVDMSRAKKSVLECNDRISLQGSPLSPWSSAEKQSLHEMLMERAIKVGPGSYRLLAPKIPSSLALAVSRILKPTTSGDSSGQEPEEPGSLAADIASFKRASLCEKRAVKKRVYFPNYPPEGAPSKKTIRIVKADPGKYHGATHVSLDKSVPDPKSSETIVVDGDDQSEILMEPEIDVDGYEEVAAVEEYDDESGTLTSPYLVVEDRDVISATTFRELKGENTYLKEQLHASVLRVKQLEALLLERNTHVKNLVSENLQLSIKCRKLMNALGEEETREALA encoded by the exons ATGATTGTTAGTGTTGCTGCTAGTGTTCGAGTGCATCCTGCTCCCAGCCCGGAATATCCAACATTGGTTTTTGCTTGGTCTGCTCTTAAATGCGTG GATATGTCCAGAGCAAAGAAATCCGTACTTGAATGTAACGATCGAATCTCTTTGCAGGGATCACCATTGTCG CCATGGTCTTCTGCCGAAAAACAATCACTTCACGAAATGCTCATGGAAAGGGCAATCAAAGTCGGCCCCGGAAGCTATAGATTGCTAGCGCCCA AAATCCCGTCATCCCTTGCGTTGGCAGTGAGCCGGATTCTCAAGCCGACAACAAGTGGTGATAGTTCGGGACAAGAACCAGAGGAACCTGG ATCTCTAGCTGCTGATATCGCCTCTTTCAAAAGGGCATCGTTATGCGAAAAACGAGCAGTAAAGAAGAG AGTTTATTTTCCGAATTATCCGCCAGAGGGAGCGccttcaaagaaaactattcGTATTGTGAAAGCAGATCCTGGAAAGTACCACG GCGCTACGCACGTCTCGCTAGACAAGTCTGTCCCTGATCCAAAGTCCAGTGAAACTATCGTAGTTGACGGCGACGA TCAATCTGAAATCTTAATGGAGCCGGAGATTGATGTAGATGGTTATGAGGAAGTTGCTGCAGTAGAGGAGTACGATGATGAATCAGG AACCCTGACCTCTCCATATTTGGTTGTCGAAGACCGTGACGTTATCAGCGCAACAACGTTTCGTGAGCTCAAAGGCGAGAATACCTATTTGAAAGAGCAGCTTCATGCAAGCGTTCTCAG GGTGAAACAGTTAGAAGCGCTTCTGTTAGAGCGAAATACGCATGTAAAAAATTTGGTGTCCGAAAATCTCCAGCTTTCTATCAAATGTCGGAAGTTGATGAATGCTTTAGGGGAAGAAGAAACTAGGGAGGCATt AGCATAG
- a CDS encoding hypothetical protein (NECATOR_CHRIV.G16709.T1) translates to MLQRTRCALQPLRAYSASPVDAKRKLKEGPSFADFVSSSSIEEAVSKYEGKLKLDKGDRRLRLPPWLKKEQVLPSENENVSRMKKQLKGLKLATVCQEARCPNLGECWGGSKDSLSTATILLMGDTCTRGCRFCSVKTARKPPPLDPMEPENTAKAVKSWHVDYIVLTSVDRDDIEDGGASHLQKTVQLMKKERPELLIECLLPDFAGRMESIDMMATSGLDVYAHNMETVERLTPWVRDPRAKYWQSLKGLQRAKTTNPKIITKTSLMLGLGEKDEEVLKCLKDLREHNVDVVTFGQYMQPTKRHLLVKEWVTPQKFDEWARIAREMGFLYVASGPLVRSSYKAGEFYLKSVLRKREEQEKASHANN, encoded by the exons ATGCTTCAGCGGACACGTTGTGCCCTTCAGCCATTACGTGCGTACTCCGCATCTCCAGTGGATGCAAAGAGAAAGCTCAAAGAGGGCCCATCATTTGCAGATTTCGTTAGTTCAA GCAGCATAGAAGAAGCCGTCTCAAAGTATGAAGGTAAATTAAAACTTGATAAAGGCGACCGTCGATTAAGGTTACCACCATggctgaaaaaagaacag GTGCTACCAAGCGAAAATGAGAATGTTTCACGGATGAAGAAACAATTGAAAGGTTTAAAATTGGCAACAGTTTGTCAGGAGGCGAG ATGTCCAAACTTGGGAGAATGTTGGGGAGGATCAAAAGACTCACTATCCACCGCCACAATTCTTTTGATGGGTGATACCTGCACGCGAGGATGTAG GTTTTGCTCCGTGAAAACAGCTAGAAAACCACCACCACTCGATCCTATGGAGCCGGAAAATACTGCAAAGGCAGTGAAATCTTGGCACGTTGACTATATCGTTCTCACCTCTGTTGATAG AGATGACATCGAAGATGGTGGTGCTAGCCACCTTCAAAAGACAGTTCAGCTCATGAAGAAGGAGCGGCCTGAACTTCTAATCGAGTGTTTACTGCCGGATTTTGCTGGTCGAATGGAAAGTATTGATATGATGGCAAC TAGTGGGCTTGATGTCTATGCTCACAATATGGAGACTGTGGAGCGGCTTACACCATGGGTACGGGATCCAAGAGCGAAGTATTGGCAATCACTTAAAG GTTTGCAGCGAGCGAAAACCACAAACCCCAAGATTATAACGAAGACCTCGTTGATGCTTGGTCTTggagaaaaagatgaagag gTACTAAAATGTCTGAAAGATTTGAGAGAACACAATGTGGACGTTGTAACATTCGGCCAATATATGCAACCTACTAAACGACATCTGCTTGTCAAGGAATGGGTCACCCCACAGAA ATTCGACGAATGGGCAAGAATAGCTCGTGAAATGGGATTCCTGTATGTTGCATCCGGCCCACTAGTACGATCGTCGTACAAAGCTGGCGaattttacttgaaaagtGTGTTACGGAAGAgggaagaacaagaaaaagctTCACATGCAAACAATTGA
- a CDS encoding hypothetical protein (NECATOR_CHRIV.G16710.T2) has translation MRSKAVRQLQSLLSQWTCISHIHCHGTEEAGVLEAIEQILVQDREQDESSLYAIINCLLVKSSLRVLVEELLRQLNLKRHGKVETIDALAAFLGSHLFSAKKRVKLTIVLDQAQALSCLPISTVKSLLSLPKAIPLCCPNSPEEPSIRFITRSELPWNWIHLFSTISWPISIGFESPTEEECIELLAKFLEEDGVSRRVVEYIVKAVSFETRDANRILEIIRLVCAKYTEKHGDINEIKNMKLLSIVEALNETDCFYQDENERDQPINLPLSSKYVLIASFCASHNPPSTDKRYFLKFHGKEKRSEARERRAELSAEQREADARSADLQRIKCIYLALINLYPVEDIDLDFDINMQIATLCTTGLIARTTSPSNLDQPRFRCLLSFENVNEIAQSLRIPLTDYLDELHIIWRACTNIERKNEDGISDKIKG, from the exons ATGCGTTCAAAAGCTGTTCGTCAGTTACAAAGTTTGTTATCGCAGTGGACCTGTATCAGTCATATTCATTGCCATGGGACTGAAGAAGCTGGTGTTCTTGAAGCGATAGAACAGATATTGGTTCAAGACAGAGAACAGGATGAG tcTTCTCTGTATGCGATAATAAACTGtcttcttgtgaagagctCACTAAGAGTGCTGGTCGAAGAGCTTCTACGTCAACTCAATCTCAAACGTCACGGCAAGGTGGAAACTATTGATGCACTGGCAGCATTTTTGGGATCTCACCTATTCTCTGC aaagaaaagagtcaAGCTGACTATCGTATTGGATCAAGCACAAGCGCTTTCATGCCTTCCAATATCAACTGTGAAAAGCTTACTTTCTCTTCCGAAAGCA ATTCCTTTGTGCTGCCCGAATTcccctgaagaaccttccatACGTTTCATAACACGTAGCGAATTACCATGGAATTGGATCCATTTGTTCAGCACAATTTCCTGGCCGATTTCCATTGGTTTTGAAAGTCCCACTGAAG aagaatGCATTGAATTGCTTgcgaaatttttggaagaagaTGGTGTTAGCAGAAGAGTGGTGGAATACATTGTAAAAGCTGTTTCTTTCGAGACTCGAGATGCGAATAGGATCCTAGAAATT ATTCGTCTCGTTTGTGCTAAATACACTGAAAAACACGGTGAtattaatgaaataaagaacATGAAGTTGTTATCTATCGTAGAAGCTTTG aatgaaACTGATTGCTTCTATCAGGACGAGAATGAGCGTGATCAACCTATAAATCTTCCGTTATCTTCtaa GTACGTCCTCATTGCTTCGTTTTGTGCCAGTCATAATCCTCCATCCACTGATAAACGATACTTTCTCAAG ttTCATGGCAAAGAAAAACGCTCAGAAGCCCGAGAAAGACGAGCGGAGCTGTCAGCAGAACAACGTGAAGCAGATGCTAGATCTGCAGATTTACAACGAATCAAATGCATCTATTTGGCTCTTATAAATCTGTATCCTGTGGAGGATATTGATCTGGATTTTGACATTAATATGCAG ATTGCCACATTGTGCACTACTGGTTTAATAGCAAGGACAACTAGTCCGTCAAATCTTGATCAGCCACGATTTCGGTGCCTGCTCTCATTTGAGAATGTGAACGAGATTGcaca
- a CDS encoding hypothetical protein (NECATOR_CHRIV.G16706.T1), translated as MRIQALIFASCATAFAEIVEYSLSREECQAAGFNPETLKCSTCKQLTEFNLDFLMTDCESCCTKDQDDEHEKYPMAHIEVCECNLGRFPQVQAFVREDMASKWGGKVRVRHVRGVRPQIKLKDDSGITRQTMNIEKWDTDTISDFLDQWLQ; from the exons ATGCGGATACAAGCACTAATTTTTGCTAGTTGTGCTACTGCTTTTGCGGAGATTGTAGAGTACTCATTGTCGAGGGAGGAGTGCCAAGCTGCCGGTTTCAATCCTGAAACAttaaag TGTTCTACATGCAAGCAACTAACTGAATTCAATCTAGATTTTTTGATGACTGATTGTGAATCATGTTGTACGAAGGATCAAGATGATGAACATGAG aagtaCCCAATGGCACACATAGAAGTTTGTGAATGCAACCTTGGACGCTTTCCGCAAGTTCAAG cttttgttagagaagatatggcttcaaaATGGGGTGGAAAAGTACGGGTTCGTCATGTGAGAGGTGTTCGACCGCAAATTAAGTTGAAG gatgattcGGGGATCACTAGACAAACCatgaatattgaaaaatgGGATACAGACACAATATCAGATTTTTTGGATCAGTGGCTGCAATGA
- a CDS encoding hypothetical protein (NECATOR_CHRIV.G16708.T2), protein MSRAKKSVLECNDRISLQGSPLSPWSSAEKQSLHEMLMERAIKVGPGSYRLLAPKIPSSLALAVSRILKPTTSGDSSGQEPEEPGSLAADIASFKRASLCEKRAVKKRVYFPNYPPEGAPSKKTIRIVKADPGKYHGATHVSLDKSVPDPKSSETIVVDGDDQSEILMEPEIDVDGYEEVAAVEEYDDESGTLTSPYLVVEDRDVISATTFRELKGENTYLKEQLHASVLRVKQLEALLLERNTHVKNLVSENLQLSIKCRKLMNALGEEETREALA, encoded by the exons ATGTCCAGAGCAAAGAAATCCGTACTTGAATGTAACGATCGAATCTCTTTGCAGGGATCACCATTGTCG CCATGGTCTTCTGCCGAAAAACAATCACTTCACGAAATGCTCATGGAAAGGGCAATCAAAGTCGGCCCCGGAAGCTATAGATTGCTAGCGCCCA AAATCCCGTCATCCCTTGCGTTGGCAGTGAGCCGGATTCTCAAGCCGACAACAAGTGGTGATAGTTCGGGACAAGAACCAGAGGAACCTGG ATCTCTAGCTGCTGATATCGCCTCTTTCAAAAGGGCATCGTTATGCGAAAAACGAGCAGTAAAGAAGAG AGTTTATTTTCCGAATTATCCGCCAGAGGGAGCGccttcaaagaaaactattcGTATTGTGAAAGCAGATCCTGGAAAGTACCACG GCGCTACGCACGTCTCGCTAGACAAGTCTGTCCCTGATCCAAAGTCCAGTGAAACTATCGTAGTTGACGGCGACGA TCAATCTGAAATCTTAATGGAGCCGGAGATTGATGTAGATGGTTATGAGGAAGTTGCTGCAGTAGAGGAGTACGATGATGAATCAGG AACCCTGACCTCTCCATATTTGGTTGTCGAAGACCGTGACGTTATCAGCGCAACAACGTTTCGTGAGCTCAAAGGCGAGAATACCTATTTGAAAGAGCAGCTTCATGCAAGCGTTCTCAG GGTGAAACAGTTAGAAGCGCTTCTGTTAGAGCGAAATACGCATGTAAAAAATTTGGTGTCCGAAAATCTCCAGCTTTCTATCAAATGTCGGAAGTTGATGAATGCTTTAGGGGAAGAAGAAACTAGGGAGGCATt AGCATAG